In one Fusobacterium perfoetens ATCC 29250 genomic region, the following are encoded:
- a CDS encoding response regulator transcription factor — MRVLVVEDEKDLNRIIYKKLKVEGYSVDCCYNGEEALDYINSTNYDIIIMDIMMPKKNGYEVLKNMRENKNNTPVLFLTAKDTIEDRVIGLDLGADDYLIKPFHFDELMARIRVLIRRKHGNINNELKVADLVLNVNTHIVKRGDKEIELSSKEFSILEYMMQNVGIVLSREKLEEHIWNYDYQGASNMIDVYIRYLRVKIDKDFETKLIYTVRGVGYVLKDKEL, encoded by the coding sequence ATGAGAGTACTAGTAGTAGAAGATGAAAAAGATTTAAATAGAATAATATATAAAAAATTAAAAGTTGAAGGATATAGTGTAGATTGTTGTTATAATGGAGAAGAAGCTTTAGATTATATAAATAGTACTAATTATGATATTATTATTATGGATATAATGATGCCAAAGAAAAATGGTTATGAAGTTTTAAAGAATATGAGAGAAAATAAAAATAATACTCCAGTACTTTTTTTAACTGCTAAAGATACAATAGAAGATAGAGTTATAGGTTTAGATTTAGGAGCTGATGATTATCTTATAAAACCTTTTCATTTTGATGAACTTATGGCAAGAATAAGAGTACTTATAAGAAGAAAACATGGAAATATAAACAATGAATTAAAAGTGGCTGATTTAGTATTAAATGTAAATACTCATATAGTAAAAAGAGGAGATAAAGAAATAGAATTATCTTCAAAAGAATTTTCAATATTAGAATATATGATGCAAAATGTAGGAATTGTCTTAAGCAGGGAAAAATTAGAAGAACATATTTGGAATTACGATTATCAAGGAGCCTCAAATATGATAGATGTTTATATTAGATATTTGAGAGTAAAAATAGATAAAGATTTTGAAACAAAACTTATATATACTGTAAGAGGTGTAGGTTATGTATTAAAGGACAAGGAGTTATAA
- a CDS encoding sensor histidine kinase, translating into MKKINLSIKTKITLWYTFFMVAIVSIILGTLVEFTDMTLLSNQKNQLMEVVEDIVEDIEDKDEVEFFDDGVFVIIYNKEGKYINGSIPHDFPINIPLKNGTVEKLDNKFYYYDREVVLSKDEVYWVRGVISDVAINDLTQKILTGAFILLPFLVIVSTYIGYFITKKAFYPVKRIQETAQNITENNELSLRIGLSDGKDEISKLAKTIDEMLEKLEKSFLKEKQFTSDASHELRTPISVILAESEYILEHGESLEEAKESMEVINRQIKKMSALINQLLLFTRMDRENIKLNYEKIDILKIVEELKIDNELEAKEKNISLEIENSLKNNFQKVDKILFIRATQNIIQNGINYGKENGYLKIKLFENQEYFAVEFKDNGIGIKKENIEKIWNRFYQEDESRNSRGSMGLGLPMVKWIVEKHRGYVEVESIKDIGSIFRLFFKKI; encoded by the coding sequence ATGAAAAAAATAAATTTAAGTATAAAAACTAAAATAACTTTATGGTACACCTTTTTTATGGTAGCAATAGTAAGCATAATATTAGGAACTTTAGTAGAGTTTACAGATATGACTTTATTGAGTAATCAAAAAAATCAACTTATGGAAGTTGTAGAAGATATAGTAGAGGATATAGAAGATAAAGATGAAGTTGAATTTTTTGATGATGGAGTATTTGTAATAATCTATAATAAAGAGGGAAAATATATAAATGGAAGTATACCACATGATTTTCCTATAAATATTCCTCTAAAAAATGGGACTGTAGAAAAATTAGATAATAAGTTTTACTATTATGATAGAGAAGTAGTATTATCAAAAGATGAAGTTTATTGGGTAAGAGGAGTAATTTCAGATGTAGCAATAAATGATTTAACTCAAAAAATTTTAACAGGAGCTTTTATTCTTTTACCATTTTTAGTCATAGTATCTACATATATTGGGTATTTTATTACAAAGAAAGCTTTTTATCCTGTTAAGAGAATTCAAGAAACAGCTCAAAATATTACAGAAAATAATGAGTTATCTTTGAGAATAGGTTTATCTGATGGAAAAGATGAAATATCAAAACTTGCCAAAACAATAGATGAAATGTTAGAAAAATTAGAAAAAAGTTTTTTAAAAGAAAAACAGTTTACTTCTGATGCTTCTCATGAATTAAGAACACCTATATCTGTAATATTAGCTGAAAGTGAATATATATTAGAACATGGAGAAAGTTTAGAAGAAGCAAAAGAATCTATGGAAGTTATTAATAGACAAATAAAAAAAATGTCTGCATTAATTAATCAATTACTACTTTTTACAAGAATGGATAGAGAAAATATAAAATTAAACTACGAAAAAATTGATATTTTAAAAATAGTTGAAGAATTAAAAATAGATAATGAGTTAGAAGCTAAAGAAAAAAATATATCTTTAGAAATTGAAAATAGTTTAAAAAATAATTTTCAAAAAGTAGATAAAATTTTATTTATAAGAGCAACTCAAAATATAATTCAAAATGGAATAAATTATGGAAAAGAAAATGGATATCTAAAAATAAAATTATTTGAAAATCAAGAATATTTTGCAGTAGAATTTAAAGATAATGGAATAGGAATAAAAAAAGAAAATATAGAAAAAATATGGAATAGATTTTATCAGGAAGATGAATCAAGAAATAGTAGAGGAAGTATGGGACTTGGACTTCCAATGGTAAAGTGGATAGTAGAAAAACATAGAGGTTATGTTGAGGTAGAA